The Candidatus Hydrogenedentota bacterium genome contains the following window.
AGCCACATGACATAGCGCACGGGCAGGGGCTTGTCCAGGCCGTAGAGCTTTTTGGTCTGCTCGATGGCTTCCTGCGTGATGGCGCTGCCGCCCGACCCGCCCGCCTGATGCAGCCGCATATAGATGGGACTGCCGGGGGCCATTTGGACGATCATGAAGGTGATCAGGCTGATCCCGAGAAAGGTGGGGATGATGAGCAGAAATCTTCGTATCAGGTAGTTGCGCACGAGAGGCAGTCCAGCCAGCCGTATCCGGCGTTATTTGTACCGCTGCTGGTCGAGGGGCACCCACCAGTCGCGCATGTCGAAGCCGAGGGCATAGGGCGTCACGCCCTGGAAGCGATTGGAGATGGCCACTTTGCGCTGGGAATTGAACAGGAAGGTGTAGGGCTGCTCCTCATGGAGTATGGCGTGGAAACGCCGGTACATGGCGTCGCGCTTTTCGTCGTCGAACTCGAGCCGGGCTTCCTCAATGATCTTGTCGGCTTCGGGATTGGCGAAGTTGACGTAGTTGGATCCGTTGGTAATCTGGGAGGAATGCCAGATTTGATAGGGGTCGCCTTTCATGGGGCTGACCCAGGCCATGCTGCAGGCGTCGAAAGAGCGCTTGTTCACGCTTTCCAGGAAGGAGGCCCACTCGAGGGGGCGGAGGGTGACATCGATACCCGCCTTGGTGAGTTCTTCCTTGTACACCGTGGCCAACTGCTCATACTCCGGTGAGCCCGAGGGGTAGATCCACTCGTATTTGAAGGGAACGCCGTCCTTGTCGCGGATACCGTCCTTGTCGGAATCCACCCAGCCGGCTTGATCCAGCAGCGCTTTTGCTGCGGCGGGATCAAAGGGCCAGGGGGCGATGGTCTTGTCGTAGCTCGGCGAGTCGGGGAAGGCCTGCCCCGTGACGACCCGCACGAGGCCATGGTAGATGGTCTTGCCGATGGTGTCGCGGTCAAGCAGCATGGTCATGGCCTGGCGCGCGCGCTTGTCGCTGAAGAAGGGCTTGGTGGCGTTCCATCCGATCCAGCCGAAAGACGAGCCATAGCCGTCCACGGGGGAATAAAGGGTGTATTTCTGGTACTGGCTGGTGATGTCGGGCTGGCTGGCCTGACGCACCCACTGTTCCGGCGTCAGGCGCATCTCGTCCACTTCGCCTCGGCGCAGGAGCTGAAAGGCGGCGTTGTTGTCGGTGATGAACTTGTAGTGAATCTGGTTGACCAGGGGCTTCTTTGGTCCCCAGTAGTCGCTGCGCTTCGCGATGACGAGCTGCTGGCCGGTATCCCACTTTTCGAAGCGGTAAGGTCCGCTGCCGACGGGGGCGCGGTTGGCGGGGTGCTCGTTGAAATTCCCCTCTCCGTAGATGTGCTTTGGCAGGATCTGTAAAGAGCCCAGCACGTCGAGATGGAGGAAGTAGGGCTGTTTGGCCTTGAACTGGACAGTGTACTCATCCAGTGCGATGGCCGACTCAAAATCGACCAGGTAGGAGCGCTTGTCCGCCGTGAGGTTGGCGGTGTTCATGATGGACTCGTAGGTAAAGAGGACGTCCTGGGCCGTAAGGGGCTTGCCGTCGGAAAAGGTCACGTCCTTGCGGAGATAAAAGGTGTAGGTGAGTTTGTCTTCCGAGATTTCCCAGCGCTCGGCGATCCAGGGCTCTTCGGCCTGGGTTTCCCGGTTGGACACGAGCATGGTCTCGAAGATATTGCCGCCATAACCATCGGTAATCCGCTGAGTGTAGGAATCGCTGATTTCCAGACTGGGGTTCAAGGTGGCCGGTTCAGCCTCCAGGAGAATGACGATCCAGTCCCCTTCGACCGGGGCGCCTTCGGCCTTGGGTGGGGCGCCCTGGACGGTGCCGAAGGGGGTGTTGAGCACCTCGGGCGCGTTGGAAGCCCCGGACGAGTCGCCGCCTCCACCGCCGCATCCCGTGAGGAGGGCTGAAAGCGCGGTGAGTGCGGTCAAACACGTTCCTAAGGGCTTCAATGTCGGCATGAAATCACTCCGTAAGGAAAAGACTCGTCTGTACCAAGATTCAGCGTCGCCGCCAATTTGTGTCATGGTATCACAACGACGCGATGGTGGAAAAACCCGGACGGATGCATCGGCGGTGAGTGATCGTGTATGGTTGCGGGGCGCGGTGCCGCGCGAAGGTTGGTTGGCCGCAGGGGAAATGCTCGTGACCGTAAGGCTTGGCATCATCGGTGTACCGGAGGACCCCGGGGGGATCCTTGCGCGGTGCGCCCTGTTGGGCGCGGCGCCGGTTTTTCTGGTGGAGGGCGATGAGGTTTCGAATCTTCCTCCAGGCTGCGAGGTGGTTTCTCTGGGGGAGCGGGGTATCGAGGCACTCCGGGATGAGGCCGGGTCCAGCGCGCTATCCGGGCTCTGGACGGCATGTTCCGAAGGAACCTCGCGGCTTTCGGAAGTGGCGAGGGCCCTCGAACTGCCCCAGCTTCCGTGCATGGATGATGCGCGCCAAAGCGCAATTCCAATAGACGGGGCCATGGTCTATCCCATCGCTTCGCTGGCGCATCTGTGCGAAGAGGATCTTCAGGCCCTGCCGATTCCGGCCTGGGTGCGGGCGGCCTGCACTCGGGGAGACAGCTCCTGCATGCGCCTGGACCATCCCAACGATCTTTCCCTGGCCTCCGCCAAGTTGCGGCGGCGCAATCTGGAAGGACCCATTCGAATCCAACCGGCGATCGACGGCGCGGTCTATCGTGTGCTCGCCTTCAAGACCTTGGAAAGGCTTGCGGTTGCCTGTGTCGTTTCGGAGGAGACCACCAGCTCGGTCTATCGCGTGCCGCTAAGCGTGGTCGTGCCCGCCGAGGGCCGCGCGACATTGGCGGAGGACGTGGAGGCTTTGGCGGTCGCGGTGAACGGACACCTCCCGGAAGGCTGGGGCTATGTCGAATTGGAGGTCGTGGATACGAATCGGGGGCTGCGTCTGATCGACGTGCAATGCCCGGCCCGTCTCGATACGCACCGCTGTGAACTGGTGCGGCTGTCTCTGGGCATCGACCTGTGTCTGGCTTCCATGGCCTGCGCGTTGGGGCGGATTCCCGCACTGTCACCGACGCGCCATGCCGTGGCCGCCATGACCTGGCTGTTGACCCGGAGTGGCGTGGTGACTGGATTTCAAGGGGTGGAAGAGGCGCGGCTAATGGACGGGGTTGTTGAGGTGCGTATCACGGCGGTGGAGGGGGACATCCTCAGTCACGTGGTGGACATCCCTTCACGGGAGCGGGGAGGCTTCATCATGGCCGTCGGGAATTCGGGTGCCCAGGCCCGGGAGCGCCTTGAGGCGGCCCGCGCGCGGGTCTGGATTAATACGTCGCCCGCGCTGCTTTGAAGAAAAGGATCGGACCAATCAGACGGATCGGACCGATCTGATTGATCGGTCCGATCCGCCGGGTCGGCCCGAATAATTAGCCCTGAATCTTCCGCACCCGCTCGGTGACGTCGCTCAGGAAATTGCTGAGGTAGCCTTGCACGAGCGCGAGGGGGTCGAGGTCGCGGTCTTCGATGAGGGGGGTGAGGTCCATGGCGAAGGTGATACCTGTCGATTGGTCCACGCCGTGGGACTGGTGGTAGGTGGCGTGGGCGCGACGTCGGCCCATGCTGGCCAGGTCATAGCGCTTGCCACCCGCAATCTGGGAGTCGAAGACGCCGACCAGGGCCATTTGGAGGTTTTCGCGCGTGGAGACGTCCATGGCAATTTTATCGGTGTCCACCATCCAGTCGAGATCACGCCAGACCTCGCATCCATAGACTTTCTTCGGCAGGGCTTCCTGGGAAACGCGGCGCAGGGCGGCGATGGTCTTCAGGGTGACCCCGATGTGGGTGTCGTGCTTGTCCGCCAGGTTGTGGGTATAGATGATGTCCGGCTTCGTGGCTTCGATGATGGCGGCGAGGTCGTTGATGGGGCCCTGGTCCGCCGCGTCTTTTACGCGGCCGCTGGGGAAATCGAGGAGGAACTGGGCGGCGAATTCACCCACAAAGGCGGCTTTTTTCTGTTCCTTGTTGCGCACCTGAATCATATCTTCGTCGCTGTAATTGCCGTAAATGCCGCTGCGGGGCGTGCCGCCGCCATTGGTGACGACCACGCCGGTGTACCACTGGTCGGGCTGCTGGTAGCAGGTTACGATGCCTTCGCTGGCCATGATTTCCAGGTCGTCCTGATGGGCGCCGATGGCAAGGTGGGTGGTGCGGGCCAGGGCTTCGGATTCTTCGACGCCATCGGGGATATAGAGTTCGGCGGTGTCCAGGGTGAGCTTCATGGGAGGAAAATTAACCTTTCAGTTCGATTAATGGTGTAAATGCACCGGAATTTTAACCACGAATGCACACGAATTTTCACGAATAAGAAACCGTGGCCCTCGTGATAATGCATAGAGCACTTTGCGTGTTCCACAACCGGAAAAAAGAAGTTCCGGGCTACGGAAATACACGGAACGTTACGGAAAGCAGAAGGGCTGGAGTCAGTAGTCAGACAGAGCCAAACGGTCGATTGATTACATTCAACAGCGTAATAGCGGAGCACTTATTGGTGTGTATTCGTGTCCATTCGTGGTTCAATTTCTTAATAAATGGCTCTTGTTATAGTGCCGGCAGACTGGCGGCGGCGATGGACTGGCCCACGCGGCGGCTCTTTTCATCGGGCAACTGGATATTGATGTGGGCCAGCTCGGGGAACTCGGCGGCCAGGACGGCTTTTGCGCCGTCGAGGAGCAAGTCGCCGCCTTTGCCGGAAGTGCAGCGCCCGAGGATGAGCACATGCTTCAGGTCGTAGAAACGGGCGTAGTGGGCGATGCCGTAGCCGAGATAGATGCCCATGGACTCCCAGATTTTCGTAGCGCCCTCATGACCGGCTTCAAGCTTTTCCTGTACGAATTTCAGCTTCTCAGCGTCGGTCACGCCTTCGGGCAACTCGATGCCCGCGGCCGGGGCGAGGCGGAATACGCACTGCTGTGAGAAATAGCGGGCGCCCACGCCAATGTCGCCCGACCACTCGTCATCGGATGCGCCGGGATTATAGTCGACCGGGGCAAAGGCCAACTCGTTGAGCCAGCTCGTGATGTTGCCGTCCATGGTGACATAGCCCCCGGCCTCGCTGGAGCCCAGAGCGATGCCCAGGACGCCATTGTCTTCCAGGGACATGGAACCGGCGAGGGCGGTGACTTCACCGTCGTTTACGATTTCCAGGGGCACGCCGAGTTCTTCGCCGATGCGGACGAACATGTTGCGCACTTCGTCAAAACGGTCTTCCGGAATGCCTCGGAATAGGGAAGCGATCATCGCGCGATTGTTTATGAATACGCCGGCCGAGCTGCCGCCGATGGCGTCCACGCGGGGCATCTTGCTGGCGGCGGTTTTCAGCGCGGCCATGACCTCATTGTAGTGGTAGGTCGGGTCGGTCTGCTTGCGCGGTTCCCAGACCACTTCCTCGGAGAAGATGGCTTCGCCGTCCACGACGGCCGAGACTTTGCGGTCCGATGCGCCGAGATCGAAGCCGATGCGGCAACCGTCGAGGTGACGGCCCAGGGGCTGGGTGGATTCGTTTTCCGCGGGCACTTCCTCGGGCTTGCAGCCCCGAATCTGGAAGGTCTGTTCATAGACGCTCTTGCCCATGAAGCCGAAGTCGAATGCGCGGGTGCCGCCGGGGCGATATACGCCTGCGAGATAGGCCGCCACATAGCCGGGGCCGCCCACATGGACGCGGAACGCGCCCTTCTGCCACAGAAGGAATTTCAGGATTCGTTCAATGTAGAAGCAACTCGCGTCGGCCAGATCGTGACCATCGGGAAACACTCTTGTTTCGAAGCGCGCGATGGCGCCGCCATTTCGTTCGAGTCCCAGAATGAGGGGCACGCCCCGTCCGGAGTCCGCCACGGCCTTGTCAAAGGTCTGGTTCGCCAGGACGGCGGGGCGAAAGTCGGGTTCAAGTGGGGGAACAAAGGTTGGGGGCGTGAGCATCCACGAGTAGTTCATTGGGTCAGACTTTCTTCTTCCGGGTGTTGAGTTATCGCGGCGCGCCGCAGGGGGTACTATAGCATAGGGAAGAGCGGGGATTTAAGAGGAAGTCTGAAGAATGGGTCTTATGGGTCTTATGGGTCTTATGGGTCCTATGGGTCATATGGGTCTTATGAGTCAGTATGACTCCATTTCCAGAGACCCATACGACCCATACGACGCACAAGAGCGATTTCATCCATCATCCTTCAGCCTTCAGGCCATCTGTGATAGAATGCGCAACATGAAGTACTACTTAACACGAGAGACCTCTATATGAAGGGACGCAGTTTCGACACCTTCGAGTTGACCCCGGGGAACCGGGAGGCTTTTGATGTCTGCCGGCGGGTGGCCATGCTGGAGGAAATGGGGCCATCCCTGGTGCTCTTACTGGGGCCGGAGGGCAGCGGCAAGAGCCATCTGCTCTGGGCGGTGGCCAAGCAGGTGCGTTTGAGCGCGATACCGGTGGGCCTGGCGTTGGTGACACCGGGGGACTTCCCGGATAAGGTGAAGGCGCTGGTGGAGGACCCGCGACCGCTGCAGGGGCGCCGCGCCATGCTGCTGGTGGACAATCTGGAGGGTTTCGATGCCGAAGCCCGGCGACTCGAAGCCGTGATCGAAGCCTTCTTGAACCACCAGCATCCGGTACTGGTGGCGAGCAATGTTCAACCGAACCGGCTGCAGAAGCTCAGCGGTCCGCTTCGCGCGCGGTTGGCGCGGTCGCGTTCGGTTATCCTGGAAGCGCGCACGGCGGGTGCGGCGCCGTGGCAGGCTGCCGAGCAGGCGATAGCGCTGGAAGAGGCGAATCAGGCGCTGCAGTGGGAAAAGAACTCGCTCCAGACCCGTTTCGACACCCTGCAACAGGAGCGGGACGGCCTGCTTCAGCGCATAGGATTCCTGCTGCAGGAAAAGGAGATGCTCCAGCAGTACAACGAATCGCTCCAGCGTGAGCGCGCGGCGTTTCAGGAGCAGTGCCAGGCCCTGTTGCCGGAGCGGGACTGGCTGAAGCAGAAGACGGAGTCGCTGGAGCGTGAGCGGTCGGCCTATCAGGAGGCGATTACGGCGGCCAACAAGGCGGCGGCGGAGAAGGCGCTGGAGTTTAAGGCGCTGCAATCCCGGCTGGAGGCGTCCATTGGCGACGCGGACTATGCGCTGGCGAATCAGGTGCGGATCCAGGCGGCCCTGAGTGTTGCCAAGGCGGATCTTGAAGGTCAGGAGGCGCTGCGCGTCACATTACAGGAGCGGGAGAAGGCCCTTGCCAAGGCGGAGATGTCCGTGGGGCAGGCCCTGACCCGGATCGAGCAGATGCGCCAGGCCTATGCGCAGTGGCGCGAAGAAATCATGTCGGACATCGCGGCAATGGCGGGTGAGCTGGCTGCGGAGCGAAAGGCGCCTCCGGCCCATGAGCCTCCGTTGTTGCGTGCGCTGGCGGAGGCCGGCGCCGATCACGAGCAGGTGCGCGCCGCGCTTACGGCGACCCGGGAACGGCTCAAGGCCATCGAGTTCGAGTGGGAGAAGACCCGGCGTGTGCTGGCGATTCAGACCGCCGAGATGGATGCCCTGCGCTATGCGGCGGCGAGTCAGGTGGCGTCGGCCAATATCCAGGCGGGCGAAATGGAGCACCGGATTGACACGCTGGAAACGGCCATTTCCCAGGTGGACGCGGCGGCGGTGGTGGCCTCCGATGCCTTGCCGGAAACGGGCGCGGGCATTGCCACCCTGCGGGCGGCCCTGGGCCATCTTCAGGAAGAGTTGCGCGCCCTACGCGAAGCGCGTGCGGCGCACGATGGTGAGCGCCAGCGCGCCCACGATGAGATGTCCCTCTTCGACTCGGAGTACTTTGAAGCCCTGCCCTCGGATTTTCAGGGGCACCGCAGCCCCATGCTTCCCGGCCTGGATGCCGAATTGATGACCGCTTTTGAAGGGGCGAGAACGCCCAGGTCCGCCGCATCCGCGCACGATGCGG
Protein-coding sequences here:
- a CDS encoding ROK family protein gives rise to the protein MNYSWMLTPPTFVPPLEPDFRPAVLANQTFDKAVADSGRGVPLILGLERNGGAIARFETRVFPDGHDLADASCFYIERILKFLLWQKGAFRVHVGGPGYVAAYLAGVYRPGGTRAFDFGFMGKSVYEQTFQIRGCKPEEVPAENESTQPLGRHLDGCRIGFDLGASDRKVSAVVDGEAIFSEEVVWEPRKQTDPTYHYNEVMAALKTAASKMPRVDAIGGSSAGVFINNRAMIASLFRGIPEDRFDEVRNMFVRIGEELGVPLEIVNDGEVTALAGSMSLEDNGVLGIALGSSEAGGYVTMDGNITSWLNELAFAPVDYNPGASDDEWSGDIGVGARYFSQQCVFRLAPAAGIELPEGVTDAEKLKFVQEKLEAGHEGATKIWESMGIYLGYGIAHYARFYDLKHVLILGRCTSGKGGDLLLDGAKAVLAAEFPELAHINIQLPDEKSRRVGQSIAAASLPAL
- a CDS encoding peptide-binding protein, which codes for MTALTALSALLTGCGGGGGDSSGASNAPEVLNTPFGTVQGAPPKAEGAPVEGDWIVILLEAEPATLNPSLEISDSYTQRITDGYGGNIFETMLVSNRETQAEEPWIAERWEISEDKLTYTFYLRKDVTFSDGKPLTAQDVLFTYESIMNTANLTADKRSYLVDFESAIALDEYTVQFKAKQPYFLHLDVLGSLQILPKHIYGEGNFNEHPANRAPVGSGPYRFEKWDTGQQLVIAKRSDYWGPKKPLVNQIHYKFITDNNAAFQLLRRGEVDEMRLTPEQWVRQASQPDITSQYQKYTLYSPVDGYGSSFGWIGWNATKPFFSDKRARQAMTMLLDRDTIGKTIYHGLVRVVTGQAFPDSPSYDKTIAPWPFDPAAAKALLDQAGWVDSDKDGIRDKDGVPFKYEWIYPSGSPEYEQLATVYKEELTKAGIDVTLRPLEWASFLESVNKRSFDACSMAWVSPMKGDPYQIWHSSQITNGSNYVNFANPEADKIIEEARLEFDDEKRDAMYRRFHAILHEEQPYTFLFNSQRKVAISNRFQGVTPYALGFDMRDWWVPLDQQRYK
- a CDS encoding PIG-L family deacetylase — protein: MKLTLDTAELYIPDGVEESEALARTTHLAIGAHQDDLEIMASEGIVTCYQQPDQWYTGVVVTNGGGTPRSGIYGNYSDEDMIQVRNKEQKKAAFVGEFAAQFLLDFPSGRVKDAADQGPINDLAAIIEATKPDIIYTHNLADKHDTHIGVTLKTIAALRRVSQEALPKKVYGCEVWRDLDWMVDTDKIAMDVSTRENLQMALVGVFDSQIAGGKRYDLASMGRRRAHATYHQSHGVDQSTGITFAMDLTPLIEDRDLDPLALVQGYLSNFLSDVTERVRKIQG